Genomic segment of Cyprinus carpio isolate SPL01 chromosome A13, ASM1834038v1, whole genome shotgun sequence:
atttctgttcaaataaatgcagccttggttaaaATAAGAACATCTTACTGACctacaacttttgaacagtagtgtatatttttctacttatatttatattgtatatttatatttaacatttatatagttttttgcaCAATATGTATAGCATGCTTGAATTTAGATGTAATTTTATCACtgtcagatttaatttttttaagaaaaacattgaGTATGTTGAATAATGTTTTACCAGTGGAATAtgtgagataaaataaaaatacttttttattagataaatcaaaaacaatatttgaacTGACCGTCACTGTTTATGAATATTTAGTGTTTAACTGGTGACACACCTCTCCTACGTAGCAGACGGATGTTGGTGTGAAGAGCTGTTGTCATGGTCACGTGACTGTGGTGACAGAGATTATCATCAAGTTTGATGAGGATGGGCCTTATAAAGATCATATTttgtttaatcaatttaatataatcagaaaaaaaaggatgaattGAATCATATTATCCAGTAGCTTGCACAGCCTAAGTAATGTCAATGGAAAAGGAAGGTCATTTCAGAGGAAGAGCAGGGTATTGCATTTTGATTAAAGGTtcggaaaatacatttttatttataataatgagcactggtgaatcattcacaataaggaACATGCATTGAAGGTTAAAAACAGGTCATTCTTTATATATCTTTCTCATTTATTCACTGTATCTTTTTCTATCTCTCTTCCCTGTTCTTTCAGACTCACTAAGCCTTTTTAAAAGCTGTCTAGAGTGCCAGACCTCCTGAAGCTCTCTTGTCTTGGTTAGGTCCTGCAGATGTTTTTGCCCTTTCAGAAACTCAAGCAGACAAGAATCACATAGAGATTAAACAATACAGCTAATCGTTTATGTGGCACATGGCAGGGGGACGTCTTCTGTGCCGTTCCCCCCTGAATTCACCCCATCAGGCGCGCAGTCAATGTCTCTCCATTCAGACAAACCACTCCTACAATATCTCAGCAGGGGTGTGCAGATGGCATCTCCCTCATCCATATCgaaaaatctgtttgaaatctGCCATCATCCCGTAAGCAAATGCACACTGATTTGCTAATGTCTCATCTTCAGTTCTGAAGTGTTAGTGcacttttaaaacacacaaacacgcacaaataaatcaatgaattaaaAGATTAcatagaaatgaaatgaaattacagttatttatggAAGACATGTTTCTGccatcaataaaacaatatattgcaaaggtaattgcaactttttatctcacagttctcacTTTGTtgcttgcaattctgagaaaaaagacagaattaatttgtgagatataaacataaatatacagaCAGACTTGCTTTCTTGTGAAGACCGTAATGTCTTGAATTAATGGTCTCGGAAGGACAGGAGGACAGatgcatatttacaaaaatttaaatgtgctgTGATCTGTGAAAcgcagatcaaaaaaaaaaaaaaaaaattatgaagtattaaattaactattgatttgctattaaaatgtcaaaaaacaaacacacacacacacaaaaaaaccataGTAAGATCCGTTTTAAAAGATAAAGTGCTGAGATGAAGTACTTTCGTTTTCTATAGAGCAGGAGGGataagttttattttgtgtgGTGAAGCAGGTAATATGAAAGGAGATGTGTTATGTGCCCTCCTGTCCTTCTGACATTGTTCATTCAAGGTAGTCTCACATAATAGTCACCACGAGACTACAAGTCCATCTTTTGCATTCATAAAACTGAGAACCAGTCTTTCTGTTTCCGAAGGACACCAAGAGAGTCGTCACTttcctcctacacacacacacacacacatatcccacATCACTCATCTGCCATTCTCATTCattatgtgtgagagagatgtgtttatgtgtgtttgacaGGGGTATTTCATAACTTAATTATGTGAAACAACATACACTCTCTAATGCCATTCTGTGCATCTTTATTTATGGGGTGAATTTCATTAAACATGTTAAGAACATATCCAGTGGCctgctattttaaatatatctaaatatataatgtgtatatatatatatatatatatatatatatatatatatatatatatatatatatatatatatatatatatatatatatatatatatatatatataatgtaagatTCACCCTATGAATAATTTTGAGAATGCTTTTTCAGATGTAATTCACTTTGTGGGGAAATTTTGTTGCAAACTATAgccaggtaaacacacacacacactgatttccATGCTTTATGGGGTAATTCCAtgtgtgtaatggtttttatactgtacaaattgtatttgctatccccttaccctaacactacccctaaacctacccctcacaaaaaaaactttatgcagttttacattttcatttttagatttagattttccaaaaaaatcattctgtatgatttataagcttgttccctcatggaggaaaaaaatatatataaaaaaaaataaaataaaaaattcccccccaaaaatttactggtattactatacttgtggggacatttgctTCCCATAATGTAGAGAATACCAGgtactcacacacatacacttggaACAACATGCTGCTCATTTGTCACAGTGCATTAAGTGGGTTTCATTCTTGGCACTTGAGAGACCTCTCATATGTAACTTTCCTGGAAATGTTGTTAGTGTATGATTTTAAAGCTACTGCATTAAAAATAGGTTGTGCatgagtgtgagtatgtgtgcaTATGTTGGTTTACCATTCATCAGAAAATTACTTATTTGGAAAAAGCAGATTAACATGATTTTGAAGTCATTGTTGTAGGTAAAACTGCTTGTGTCAGGACTATCTGTGCCATTTCCCCAAGTGCATTTTTATCTTTCAAGTGCTTTCCCATTTAAATATGGTGTTTTCATTCTGGTCCAATGATAAGAGATGACACGAAGTGTTGAAATGCTTTCTGTATGATAAAAGTGAGTCAGACTCTACAAGAACAAGTCTAAAATCACTTAGCTAGTCAACAGATGTCACATTTTCAGCTACATGTCGTTCTTTAccatctttttttctgtctcttagCAGGCGTGGATTTGGCAGagaggtgagttttttttttacatttcctttgaTCTGATCGCTATTTCTGTCACTCATACACTACCTGTGAAACTGCATGGATATGAATAATACCTTATGGCATCATGATGGTGACTTTTAGAGCTGGATGGTGACTAAATATCCAGTTCTATGTAGTTggtttaaaggggtagttcacccaaaaatgaaaatttttgttttttaattacttttttattttgttcgttaattactgaccctcatgttgttccacaccTGTTAGTCatatgttcatcttcagaacacaaatgaagatatttttggttAAATCCGAGAGCATTTTCTCCACCCATTAggagcaacacaactaccacattcaagaaAATGCTCttggatttaatcaaaaaattaatcttaatttgtgttccaaagatgaatgatgGACTTACAggtgtggaacgacatgagggtgagtaattaatgacatcattttcatttttgggtaaaactatccctttaatatatagGCCTTTAATAAGTTGAAGGTAAGACTGCCTTGTTCCCTTGTCACTTCAGGCTGCCAGTGGTGCCTTGTGAGAGGCTTACACTGGAATCTCAATGAGATGAAAGGAGTAAAAGAAACTCTGCCATTAAACTTACATTTGCACCCCATTAAGGAGTGTAAATTGAAGAGTCGTGTCTTTTCTCAGTTCAGCCCGCACACATAATTTTGCAGCGAGAACATGTCACCCCAGTGTCTAAGTTGCAAAGTTAATGCATATAGGTTGCATATGCATGCTGTAAAACACGACCTTTTCTGACCTTTCAAGCACTTTAGCTCTTAAAGTTGGGTCTGCTTCTTTAGATGGAACATTTTCCCTCATCTGCATCTCTGTCATTATCTTCCTCACCAGGAGCttgtttttttctccccctcTTTCCTGTTTTTAATGCACATCTTTTTGCTGTCATGTTCtgataattcattttaaatgtatgcagCGACATCTTTTCTTGCTATTCTCTTTGTCTTTGCCTTTTATTCTGTGCTGCCTCTCATGTATTCTCTCTTGGTGTCAAATCTTTTTTCTCCTCTCCGTCTTCTCTTTGTGACtctgccagcagcagcagcagctgttaAGACCCTCTCTGCTCCGGCCTGAGGTAGCATCTCTGTTTTTCTGCATGCCTTTCCTTAGTTTTCCTTCTTGTGTATTGACAAATCTTTCTAATGTTACTGAAGGTTTTTTATATCTCTTTTTAAAGATCCCATGACAAACATTTAAGTTTTGGTGGTTTAAGTTGATGTACATTAACTTTAAGGTCACACAAAATTTTCAATGGGATATACGTCAAACGAGACAAAACTGCACTCGTCAGGCAAATTCATGGGGGCTTTAATCgctaaataataattctaaagggacagttcacccaaaaaacatttcatcatttattcacactcatgtcCACTCAGTCAGTGATACTGTAactttgttcttttgaactttatattaatcaaagtatcttgaaaaaaaaaaaaatcatggtttccacaaaaatattaaacagcacaacaaaaacataattttcaacattgataataataacaacaacaacagcaacatcaacagtaataatgtttcttgagcatcgaatcagcatattaaaagaatttctaaaggatcatgtgactctgaatactggagtcacatgatcctttagaaaggatcataattacaaatattatttcttaattgtaattttttatcaaataaaatgatctttggtgagaataagagaccacaaaaaaacaaacaaaaaaaaaaacacttaccaatgacaaacttttgaatggaagtctAGATGTTCATTTGTATTTccagtttaaattaatttacagtaatGGGTGAACAACCACACAGTGTGCTGGAAATTTTATTGAGTGTATCAATTGTGCACCAAACCCTGACTATTTATAGTAGCCTGTGTGAAGATGAAGTCTGACATCTTTACGTTTGCATTTTAGGCTCTCTCCATGGAATCGGGTATCGACCCTGGACAGGATTACTATAACCAAGACTACTATAGCTATGATCAAGGGTGAGTTTCAGAGCATATACAAGGGTAGCGTGTCTTTGTTTCAGACTGAGTTTGtgaatttcagatgtttttacatCCTCTCTTGAAGGTGAAGTATGTTATTTCTGCCCTCTTagctctctttttctgtctgtcttccaTGTCCTTTGAATTTCAATCATCTTATCCTTGGTCACTTCTTCAGTATTTCTCTACATTGTCCATTCCAATTTTCACAATCATATTAATGATGCCAAGACACCTGAGCCACTAAACAGTGAGTACAATGCACTATTTGAGCACCTTTTGTGTGCAAACAGAAGGAGACAGCAGAAGCGAGAGAAAGAGGTGTAAACACTCTCAAATTAACACATAATGTACCATCTGAACAGCTTTACTATCGGGACAGATGCTCTTGCAAATGTTGAACTGCATGGTTTAACGTCAGCCCATCTGAGGAGATGCTGGAAGCTTTGATGAGATTAATGTGCCCTCACTGCCACATAGCCATCTTTAGCTAAGCTCAGTGGATTCATTTAGACGTGAACTGCATGTTTGCTAGTAGGACTTTGAGAGATCAGACTCAAGTGTAATGGCATGCTCTATTACTGTATGTTCGGTAGTCATTCAATTTTTGTAGCAAGAGGAGCAGCAGATGGTCTTAAAGGCCTCCGTAGTTCTCAGAATGTCAGCTGTGAGCACCACAGAACAGATGATGTGCTTTAACAACAAGATCTCTGATGATAGACTTCTTAAGgtcttatttaacattttaaaatggatgCACATCGTCAATTCAGAATTCCAGTCATGCTAaagtacataatataaaaaaaaagatatgatgcAAGAAACCTGTTCATCTAGCTATTCATCTTTGCACTATGTACGTTTACATCTCAGGGAATGTATCTTTTAGAAGGATGATATATAAAGGATTTGCTCCATAGATAGATTAAATTATgtcaataatatttataattattatttataatttttttttttttgagaattccTTCCAATTTTTATCTGATTCTTTTGAATGTCAAGGTTTCTTTGTCCATAGTCAAGGCCTTTGAGAAATAAGGGTGGCTTTGATTCCACAGACATCAAGGGAGAGAGTGGGGAAGATAAATGTTGCACTTCTGTCAGGCTGAACTGCACCTGCTATCAGAGAGACCCGGCCTGCTGAAGATCCAGGGCTATTTAGAGAGCTTAGGAATCTTTAAATGGGGGTTTAGCCTTTAATCCCTGGATCACAGGGGCTGTATGTCCTGCGTGGGTGGAGCTACACATGGGCTGATGGTGATTGCAAGTGTTATGAGGCATCTGTTTTAGCTTTCCCATCTTCAATAAGCTCACCTATTTTCAAACCTGTTGGAAGACTTACCCCAAAAATGCTCAGAACTCCAGGTGCATTTGATTTGAATTGAGGTATCACAAAAGATGCAGAATTGCTATTCTAATTTGAATGTTGGGAAGCagaattaaaatcaatttaagtTCAAATAAACTTGTATggcttcatttaaaaataaaagagaaaagcaacatttgtcaagacaaactttttCAAAACCTAGCTTTACCTAGCACACAATAGGTTTTAAGGTATGTTCACATGTTGTAATATTTCCATTCCTACCGCCAGGTATGATCCCTATCCACCCTACGGCAGCCGCAGGAGGCTGATTACACCCATGTATGATGAGTATGGAGAGGCCATCATGGAAGATGAAGGATATTACTATGGTGGACCAGAGGTAATCCTACACATTCATTCACAGGCTGCTTGAAGGAAATGGTGCAgtcatttattctttttgttcATAAATTTGTCCTCAccaatagaaaattatttttgtgtcatGTATCATTTAATATCAGGTTTGACCATTTCATTATAGTTTTAAAGGAAATAATGTCACAACAGGGTCGGGGAAGAGGGCGAGGTGGGCGAGGGAGAGGTCGTGGGCGTGGAAAGCATGTGGGATTCCAGGATTTCCCACCAGAGGATGAGATTAAACAGGCAGAGCCAGATGTTCCTTCTGAGGAGCCAGCAGAGGCTGAAGCTGAAGAATCCAAAGCTGCAAAGAGGTTGAAGTCCGTCATGAAGCTCAGCAAGTTTCTTGCTGCTGGGAAGAAAACTGAACCTACCTCCCCATGGAAGAAGGCCAAGATCTTCCCGATGATGTTTGGGAAAGGGAAGAAAGACAAAGATTATGCCAAGCTGACATCTGCACGTCGTATTGATAGTCAAGAGAGCTTGACGGGTGGGGCGAGCCCAGTCGCATCCATTGATGGCACATCCTCTGCCAGGAGTCGACTTGGGAAAGTCCTGAAACGCATTAATCTGGCAAACAAGCTGCAACTTAGAAGAAAATCACAGAGCACCATCAGTCGTAGTTCTGCAAGTGAAAAGGATGAGTCTGCAGCCGagtcagagagagaagagaagaaatcaAAAGTGTCCATCAGTGTCAGTGAGCCAGAGGCCAGCGGGAGTGGATCAGAGGCAGAGAGCCGAAAGAAAGCCTCGGATGAGGAGGAATCATCTGAGAGGAGCAGTGTAGCAGGCTCCACTGATGATAAGGATTATTTGAAAGTGGATCTGGATAGAGATGATGCCAATGAGAGCACAGTTGATTCTGAATCAGAGCCAGAAGAACCAGACGAATCTGATGAAGAGAGTAAATCCAAATCGGAGACTGAGAAGTCAGGAACCGAAAAGGATTCCGAGGCAGAGTCAGCAACTGAGAAAGAATCCGAAACCGAGAAAGAGTCAGGTTCAGAGGAGGAATCTGGCTCACAGGAAGAGTCAGGGTCTGGAAAGACCTCAGGAACAGAAATCTCTGGGACTGAAAAATCAGGAACTGAGGAAGAGTCCAGTGCTGAGAAGAGTTCTGCCACAGAAAAGGAGTCCGAGGAAGAATCTGAAGAAGATAAAGGGTCTGAAGGGACGGAAGAGTCAGGATCAGAGCCATCTTCTGCTCGCTCTTCAATGAAATCATCCCGTACTAAGGGTTCCTCGGAGCGTTCGAGTGCAGGAACACGGAGCAGCAGAAGTGGGAGTGTTTCTGGAAGTGCAAGTGGTCCTCCGAGTGGCAGCGAATCAGGTGGCAGCTCTAAGGGGTCTTCAGTAAGTTCATCACAAGCATCAGTGTCTGGTGAGGAAAGCAGTGGTGAGATAGGATCAGCGAGTGGCTCTGAAGAGGCATCCGGGACAGAAATTAGCGGATCTGCTGCATCAGATGACACTGAATCAGATGCCGTTTCAGTGACCGGCAGTGAGAGAAGCTCCACAAGCTCCAGATCAGCAGGAGGAAGCCGCCGCTCTCGCAAAAGCATCATTACCCGATCCTCCCAGGACACCATTGATGAGGAAagtgaagaggaagaagaggcgtcTGAAGAAGAAGAGGACGAGGAGGAAGATGAAACGGCAGAGAGCAGAGAGTCAGCTAGTGAGATGAGTGAGGGATCAATATCACGGAGGTCAAGTGTGATCTCAGCAGCGGAAAGTGGAGGCACACCATACGCCGCAGAGAGCAGCGTTCAGAGTTCAGATGAGACGTTTGGAGGCCTCTCGCCAATCACAGAGGTGGATGAGGATGCCTTAACCTCTGGCGGTGGCTCAGGATCTGAGAGCGGCTCTAGGCGTCGCTCACAGCAGTCGGGAACCGAAGGTACCACAGAAGTAACAGATGCAGATTCTGTCTCAGGAGATTCCACAGCTTTCTAAACAGGGACCAAGTAAGACCTAACTAACTTCTGCCATGGAGTGAAGTGATTCCCACTTAATACTTGTCTTTTCTCTTATACTGGTGTGTTTTGGAACAAATCCAACTGCATGGAAGTGCTGAAAATGGCATGGCGtaaatttatattctttttttttattctggtgtGCTTCTCAAATTTCTTCTCTTGAGTGAACCTACATTACCAACTGTAAACTGTgtcttcaaaacatttatttgtattaatctCATGTTTCTGTTTCCAAAAACAGTATCCCTAATGTGAGTGCTGTCAGTTTGCTTCTCTCTCTACTAGGGGTGCACGCAACCTTCAGTTTGATTATGATTGCAATTTCACACGACTGTGGTCATATTCATAAAAAGCAAAAagctaaggctaataaatgttaAGAAACTCATCGCTAGGACTCCTGGTGATAAGATAAAATTGTTTGTGAATATGGCCCCTGGTCTCTACCATTCCCAATTAGTGgaggatttttttctttgatggatGATTTGTGTTAATAATTCTTCTCTCTGATCTCCAGGCTGGCAAAAAGAAGCGAATCAAACTAGTGTTGGACCGAGAGCATGACACGACTTCAACAGGAGAAGACAGTGGACCGGACGTCCAGCGCAATCGCATACCCAACATCAGCAGCCACAGTAACATCAACGGATCGGTATACCTTGCCCAAAATGGTACCATAATCCGAACACGAAGGCCCCCTTACCCCAACAACTTAAAACTGGGCTCACCAACACGGTTAGGCAAGCAATTTAAAAAACTGGATAAGCTAGGTGTCACACATGAAGAGCATTTACCTTTAAATATAACAGAAGACAATGGGCCTACTATCAGCACCACCACTGCCCATTCCTATGTTACTGATCACAACCTTAACTCCAAAGAGTGCAGTGTAATGGGCCCTAACAGCATAGGGCCCAAATCCAACATCGATAAAGCCCGTTTGGAGCAGGATAAGGGGTGCTTTGAGCAGGAGTCCTCAGTGGACAATGGGAAGATTAAAGAGTCAGTAGAGTCTCCATGTGAGCAAACACTGTCTGATGAAGAGGAGCTCTGGATGGGTCCCTGGAACAACTTACACATACCAATGACAAAACTCTGATTTCTAGTTTTGCTAATGATGATGGTACTGTTTCTATTTAGTTTCCTTTCTGGTCTTTTCTATGTTTTATTTGGGTTCTATAAAGAGTTTATCTCAATTCTGTTGTACACACATCAGACACCGACAAAGAAATGTGATtttcttataatttttattagtatttttttttcatgcagatgGCTATTTCACTTCTTACTGTAGTGTCAGATAAATTGTTGTGGAAGACAGGGCTATTCTGTACAAAATGATTTGCCTCAATTTAACCGTTTCCAAAATGTATAAACTGTATAATTGAAGTTATTAGTTATCAGATTTGATTTCACCAAcagacaatacaaaaaaaaaatagccgaTTCAAACAGTTTATAAAGTGTGTGCATTACAGCTTTGATTGaagagtatttttttataaatgagtaCACAAACTGTTCAAAATATCCCTTAAAATCAGTAGAACCAGTGATGGCTGCTACACTCaattattattcttgttttttaatggatgtattttttacattgagAATATATATGGTTGTAATGGCCCTAATGTTTTGAAAAGATTATTTACATAGATCTATAAACGTATACCTAAGTGTAATATATACAGTCTATGTATTTTGATAACTTCAACGATTATTTTTGTCATTCCTTTTTTATCAAAATCTAATTTATCTTGGGATTCCTTcacttttgagttttgttttttaaattggtcAGATAGTTTGAAGCtttgatttataattaattataatatttttcatgttaATCAGTGTTCATACAATGGAATGTCACTCCAGTAAATGTGTCCATacagtgtgttttatatttgtatatactgaCCTGCTGTGTTTTCCAGGTCAGATATAGAAGTATAACAGAGGCTTTCTCAGATGAATCACTGAGCACAAGCTGAATATGAGTATTTTTCCCAACAATCTTTCTTCTGTCCATCAAAGGCTGACTGCTCTGTCAGATATGAATAATTGTCCATCCAGTTTATTACAGCTGCCTGGGCAAAAGAGGAAACTGTCTTTGAGGACTGAGAGTCTTAGAATGTTTATTGATACCTATTACGTGACGATATCTTTACAAGAGTTAACTATACTCACAGCTATACAACGGTCACTTCTGGGGCCAGTTGCGTAAACTTAGCCTCTATGTTAAGACAGTGActtaagaactag
This window contains:
- the LOC122147318 gene encoding G patch domain-containing protein 8-like, whose translation is MNDGLTGVERHEGCQWCLVRGLHWNLNEMKGALSMESGIDPGQDYYNQDYYSYDQGYDPYPPYGSRRRLITPMYDEYGEAIMEDEGYYYGGPEGRGRGRGGRGRGRGRGKHVGFQDFPPEDEIKQAEPDVPSEEPAEAEAEESKAAKRLKSVMKLSKFLAAGKKTEPTSPWKKAKIFPMMFGKGKKDKDYAKLTSARRIDSQESLTGGASPVASIDGTSSARSRLGKVLKRINLANKLQLRRKSQSTISRSSASEKDESAAESEREEKKSKVSISVSEPEASGSGSEAESRKKASDEEESSERSSVAGSTDDKDYLKVDLDRDDANESTVDSESEPEEPDESDEESKSKSETEKSGTEKDSEAESATEKESETEKESGSEEESGSQEESGSGKTSGTEISGTEKSGTEEESSAEKSSATEKESEEESEEDKGSEGTEESGSEPSSARSSMKSSRTKGSSERSSAGTRSSRSGSVSGSASGPPSGSESGGSSKGSSVSSSQASVSGEESSGEIGSASGSEEASGTEISGSAASDDTESDAVSVTGSERSSTSSRSAGGSRRSRKSIITRSSQDTIDEESEEEEEASEEEEDEEEDETAESRESASEMSEGSISRRSSVISAAESGGTPYAAESSVQSSDETFGGLSPITEVDEDALTSGGGSGSESGSRRRSQQSGTEGWQKEANQTSVGPRA